AAGGTAACTTCGCCTCGTATGAAGAGAACAAGGTAGAGCGGCTCGGCGCGGACGCGGCGCGTCCTCACCGCGTCACGTACCGCAAGCTCACGCGGGACTAATTACACCGACAAGCGGCCAGGCACCCACTCGGGTGCCTGGCCGCTTCACTGGCATCATCAAGGGATCAGATAACAGCCATGCCTACCGTCACCGTAGAGATACCGATCCGTTGGGGCGACCTTGACCCATACGGGCACGTCAACAACGTTGCCATGTTCTCGTTGTTAGAAGAGGCGCGCATTGCGGTGTTCTGGCACGGGAAGGCCGGCAGTCCCGTACGCATCGGTGCGGGGGTGGCAGGTGACACGGCGACGCTGGTCGCCGCGCACCACATCGAATACCTGCGGCCCTTGCTGCACAGCGATAAGCCCGCTAGCGTCACGCTCTGGGTCTCGAAGATCGGCGGCGCGAGCTTCGACATCGACTACCTGGTCAGCGACGGCGAACAGATCTGCACGCGGGCGCGCACAACCCTGGTGCTGGCGGACCCGGCAACCAACAAACCGCGCCGCATGACCAAAGACGAGCAGCGCGAGTTGCGACGGCTCAGCGACGAGCCGCTCCAGTTCCGGCGCTAGTCGTCGGTGGCGGCCCCACCATCGCGCCGCGCGCCTAACCTCCGACCCCACCATCGCGCCGCGCGGATAACCGCCGACCCCACGGCCACTACCGGCGTCGCTATCGGGGAACCCGGATCATGCCCTCCTGCGACAGCGTGGCTACATGCGTCCCGTCGGCAGCGAAAACCCGTGCGGTCGAAAGCCCGCGCGAACCACCAGCGGAAACCGCCGAGATGTCGAACAGCAACCATTCGTCGATCCGCACATCGCGGTGCCACCACATCGCGTGGTCGATGCTCGCGACATTCAGACCGGGTGTGAGCCAGCACAGGCCCGCGCCGCGCAGCACTGGTTCCAATACCAACTGGTCGCAGGCATAGGCCAAAGCGGCGCGATGCATCAGCTGACTCACGTCGGCCGGCCCCTTCGCGCGCAGCCACACGCGCTGGCGCGGCGTGCGCTGCGGGTCCGGGCGCAGGAAAAGGGGCTGTTCGACGTGGCGGATATCGAAGGGAGAATCGGTGCCCCAGAATGCCGCAGCGGGGTGATCAATGCCCGCCAGGTGATCGGTGGCCGACGGCAGCGATTCCGGATCGGGTGCGTCCGGCATTGTCGCCGCCAGCTCGATCCCGGGCTGGTCCAGTTGGAAGGACGTAATCATCGAAAGGATCGGTTCGCCGTCTTGGTAGGCGTGGGTGCGGCGCGCCGAGAACGACTTCCCGTCCCGCAGGACCTCGACGCCGAAACGCAGCGGCGTCTCAATCGAACCGGCCCGCATGAAGTACCCGTGCAGGGAGTGCGGCAGGCGCTCGCTGCCCACGGTTGCCCCGGCCGCCAGCAACGATTGCGCCAAGACCTGCCCGCCATAGACACGCCCCGTCGGCTGGTGCAAGGAGGTCCCGCCGAACACATCGGAGTCGGCGTGGCGCCCATCGCGGGCCAGCGATGGCGCCAGCGTCAGCACCTTCCACATCTGTTCCAAAGGCGCCACCTTGGAACCAGCAACCCCGCCGGCAGCTTCGAGAGGACCAGAATCGCTACCAGGCACGGACATCTGTGACACCTCCAGGGATCCGGCGGACCGAATCGTCGAATGAATTAAGCAGTGAATGGGCCGCGCGCTCCATGTAATCCCACAGCACCGTCCGATCGGCCACCGACAGATCGGCCGCGTCGACCGCAGCGCGCATGTGGGTAAGCCAACGGTCGCGGGCGTCCTCGTCAATTCGATACGGGCTGTGCCGCATGCGCAACCGCGGGTGCCCGCGTTCCTGGGAATACGTCCCGGGCCCGCCCCAGTACTGCGTTAGGAACATCGTGAGGCGCCGCGCTGCGGGCTCCAGATCAGCTTCCGGATACATGGGACGCAGGACGGGATCAGCGCTGACGCCTTCGTAGAACTTTCGCACCAATTCTTCGAAGAAGGGCGCGCCCCCGACTTTCTCGAAAAAGGTGGGAGGATCGGTTGGCGCCGCGGTGTTACTCATCGCTCCATTATCGCCGATCGGCCGCGCTTTAGCCCGAGAACCCCACAGGCCCCGGTGCAAACAACACCCGCCGACGAGCGCCCCGCCCCCCGCACGGCTTCCGCCCCTTACGAAAGCAACCCCTTGGGGACGTCCGGGGCGAGCGGGATGGAACGTTTTTCTATTTCGCCGCGCACGGCGTCGCGCAGGGCCGCGGTCACATCCGCCATCCGGTTCGAATCCGTGCGCACCGAAACACGCACGGTGAGTGATTGCGAGGTCATCGCCTCGATACCGCCCACGGTGGGTTCACCCTGGAGGCTATCCGCCAGGACCTCGTCGTGCCGGATCCTGTCGGCCGCAGCTAGTAGTGCATCGTGCAGCTGGCCCATGTCGCAGTCGAACGCCACCCGCACGGGAACCGATGCGCGCGACCATCCCTGCGTCTGGTTGCCGACCTTCAGGATTTCGCCGTTGCGCAGCGTCCACATGACGCCGTCGGCGTCGCGAATGCGCGTCACCCGCAACGCGACCGATTCAACCGTGCCGGTCACATCGCCGATATACACGGTGTCGCCGACGCCGAACTGGTCTTCTAGCAGCAAGAAAATTCCGGACAGGAAGTCCTTGACGAGCGTCTGGGCCCCGAAACCAAGGGCCACGCCCGCGATGCCGGCGGACGCGACCAGCGGCGCGATGTTGACCCCGATCCGGTCCAAAATCATCAGCGTCGCGATCGTCACGACGGTCAGCGTGGCGGCAGAACGCAATACCGTCGCCACCGTGCGGGCGCGCTGTTCGCGCCTGGGATTGTTGAACATCTCGGGGCGCACCAGTGCGTCCGGCAGCTCTCGTCGCGCCAGCGCCTCGGCTTTCCGCGTCCCGCGGATGATACGTTCGGTGGTCGTCTTGATGAGGCGACGCAGCAGCGCAAGTGTGATGATCGACACAACGAGGATCGTTACGATGTGTGCGGGCACGCCCCAGAACCAGGCCCAAAAGCTCTCTACCCAAGCGGGGGACTGCGCGACACTCCACACCTGCGCTGCCGATTTTCCGTTGGTTTGCAAAGATTCTGGGGGTGCGGAAGCTAAGGTGTGGACATATATCGGTGTGTCTGCGCTCAAGGAGACCATGCTCCTAAGGCTATCGGCATCGCTGCCCGGGTGCGTAGCCATGGAACGCGGGGTCGCTTGGGGCGGTGCGCGGCCGCAGATATCTGGCAAAATTCGTGCTGTGGAGCCTTTCAACGCACCTGCCGAAACCATGTCCGCCCCGCCCAGCGAGCGGCTGACGCACCTGGCCTCGCTATACGGGATCCAAGACCGTCACCAGGGGCATTCGGGCTCAATAGAACGGGTGGGTGCCGGAACCCTCGTCGCCATCCTGGCGGCGATGGGAGTCAAGGCTGACACGCCGGCCGCCGTCGAGCACGCAATCGCCCAGGCGCAACTGCGCGCGTGGAATGCAATGATCGCGCCGACGACAGTCGTGCGGGAGGGCGAACCGAAGGACGTGTGGGTCCATGTGGCGCACGGCGCGCCCGCCCACCTTCACCTGGAAATCGAAGAAACCGGGGACAAGGTATTTCCGGTGCAACTCGATCGCTGGGTTGACCCCGTGGAGTTGTCCGGAACGCTCACCGGGAGGGCAACGTTTCAGATCCCCGCCGACCTGCCCGTCGGCTACCACACGATGGTTGCGCAGTCCGGCGACGTGATCAGCACCGGCACGTTGATCGTCGTCCCGCAGCGTGTCCCAGAACCGCCCACGCGGATGTGGGGCGTCATGGCGCAGCTGTATTCGATCCATTCGGCCCAGTCGTGGGGGGTGGGCGACTTCGCTGATCTTGGTGATCTTTGCCATCTCATGGCTCGCCGGCTCGGCGCCGATTTTGCGCTGATCAACCCGGTTCACGCAGTCGAACCGACAGCTCCGCTGACCCCGTCGCCGTATCTGCCCACCTCCAGGCGTTTCGTGAGTCCCTGGTACCTGCGAGTCGAGCAGATCCGCGAGGCTGCCTATCTTTGCGCCGCTGACCGCGAGAAAGTCGCGCGATTGGCCGACGCGGCGGCTGCTGCAACCGCTCCGTTGGCTGGCAAACATGCCGCGCGCCTGGTCGATCGAGACACCGCTTGGACCGCGAAGCTGGCGGCGTTGCGTATCGTGCACGCGGTTCCCTTGCCGCCCGCGCGGCGCGACGCTTTTGAACGATTCTGCGCTGAGCAGGGCAAGGCCCTCGATGATTTCGCGCTGTGGTCGGTCTTGTACCAGGAATTCGGCCCGGCGCCGTGGCCCGCGGGGTACGAGTCGCCGCAGTCTGCCTCCAGCGTCGCCACCCGGCGCACGCACGGCGCCGAAATCCTCTTCCACAAGTGGTTGCAGTGGGTTGCATTCGAGCAGCTTTCTCAGGCGCAGCACAGCGCGCTTGAAGCAGGAATGAAGCTCGGAATCATGCAGGATCTGGCGGTCGGTGTCCATCCGCAGGGCGCGGACGTGTGGGCCCTAGGCGAGCTTTTGGCGCAAGGCGTCAGCGTCGGCGCCCCGCCGGACATGTACAACCAATTGGGCCAGGACTGGTCGCAACCACCGTGGCGACCCGATGCCCTGGACGCTACCGCGTATCAGGCGTATCGGGGCATGCTGCGCTCCATGTTCCAACACTGCGGAGCGGTTCGCATTGACCACGTGATTGGGCTATTCAGGTTGTGGTGGATCCCGCGCGGCGCCGACCCGCGGTTCGGGGCCTACGTCCGCTACGACCACGAGGCCCTCGTGGGGATCTTGTGCTTGGAAGCGCAGCGCGCGGGTGTGGCTGTCGTCGGTGAAGACTTGGGGACGTTCGAACACTGGGTGTCGGACTACCTAGCCGACCGCGGCCTGTTGGGCACCGCAGTGCTGTGGTTCGAAAAGGAATGGGACGGATCCGTCAAAGCGCCCGAACACTACAGGCGGTCCGCGCTAGCCACGGTCACGACCCACGACCTGCCGCCGACGGCAGGGTACTTGGAACTGGAACACGTGCGCCTGCGCGAAGAACTGGGCCTGCTAACCGTTCCCGTCGCGGAAGAGACGGCGTCGGCCGAGGCGGAAATAGCTACCGTGCGCGCGGCGCTGATCGCCCGCGGCCTGCTGGATCCGAACGGCCCGGTCGACCTCGATGACACGATCGTTGCGCTGCACAGATACTTGGCTATGACCCCGTCCTTGTTGCAGGGTGTCGCGCTCGTGGACCTTGTTGGCGAACGGCGCACGCAAAATCAACCGGGAACCGATCAGGAATACCCGAACTGGCGCGTTCCGCTCACCGACGGGACTGGCAGCGAAGTCCTGCTCGAGGACATTGCCGATGCTCCGCTCGCGGGCAGGATCGCGGCCGCAATGAACGGCCCCGACCGCGCTTGGTAGGGGCCCAAATGCCGGGACGCGACAAGGGCGTCAACAGCAATGTGTTTTGGACAGGAGCGGTCACATGCACGGCTCGAAAGTAGTCGACGGGATTCTTGCTGTTCTCGCCGTCGTCTTCTTCTCACTAGCAATTGGCGGCTGGTTTTTCGACTTGGAACCGCGACCCATCTTCCGCGCGGCCCCCACCGCGCTATTCGGGATCGTCATGGTTGTTGTCGTTCGCCAAGCAATACAGCGACAGCGCCACGGCGGCTGATTCCAGGACCGAACTAGCTTGGGGCCGCGCCGCGCTTATACGCCGGATTGATCCGGACTCGCGGTAGCCGGGGGCGGGGCCTGCGCTCGCGCGCCCCGCCCCCAGCTACACGTTTTTAGTTCAGGAACGTGAGCGGCTCTTTCCAGTAACCGTCGCCCTGGTCAAGGGCGTCGATGGCGCTCATTTCTTCGGATCCAAGCGAGAACCCGAGCAGGTCCAAGTTCGACTTGATCCGTTCGGGGGTCACCGATTTCGGGATGACGACGGTTCCGTGCTGCAGGTGCCAACGCAGGACGACCTGGGCGGGGGAGACGCGGAACTCGTCGGCAATTGCAACGATGACGGGGTTATCGAGCACCGCACCCTGCGCGATGGGCGAGTACGCCTCGGTTGCTATGCCGTGTTCGGCGTGGAATGCCCGCAGTGATGGTTGCTGCAGCGTCGGGTCGAGCTTGATCTGGTTGATCGCTGGGGTCACGCCGCTGGTCTCGATGATCCGTTCCAGCAGGTCGGGGGTGAAATTCGAGACGCCGACCTCGCGGATCAGGCCCTCGTTGCGCAGGTCCAAAACCTTCTCCCAGGCGCCCTCGTAGGTGCCGCGCGCCGGCGCCGGCCAGTGCAGCAGGTACAGATCCAGGTAGTCGGTGCCCAGCAAGGACAGCGACTTTTCGAATGCGGGGCGTACCTTGTCGGGCGCGAAGTCGTCAACCCACAGCTTCGAGGTCACGAACACGTCGGAACGCTTGATTCCGGACGAGGCCAGCGCCCGCCCCACACCCTCTTCGTTCTTGTAGATGGCGGCGGTATCGACGTGTCGATAGCCCACCTCGAGCGCGGTTTCGACCGCGGCCTGCGTCTGGTCGTTTGGGATCTGAAAGACCCCGAACCCGACTTGGGGGATGCTGACGGTTTCGGAAAGTCGAATGACGGGAATTGTCACGATGCGGACCTCTCAGTTCTTGGTTGCGGCAGCATCGACTGCCTGGGCGCGCAGGGCGCGTTCGGTTGATGACTGCTGT
This is a stretch of genomic DNA from Rarobacter incanus. It encodes these proteins:
- a CDS encoding acyl-CoA thioesterase, whose translation is MPTVTVEIPIRWGDLDPYGHVNNVAMFSLLEEARIAVFWHGKAGSPVRIGAGVAGDTATLVAAHHIEYLRPLLHSDKPASVTLWVSKIGGASFDIDYLVSDGEQICTRARTTLVLADPATNKPRRMTKDEQRELRRLSDEPLQFRR
- a CDS encoding acyl-CoA thioesterase; this encodes MSVPGSDSGPLEAAGGVAGSKVAPLEQMWKVLTLAPSLARDGRHADSDVFGGTSLHQPTGRVYGGQVLAQSLLAAGATVGSERLPHSLHGYFMRAGSIETPLRFGVEVLRDGKSFSARRTHAYQDGEPILSMITSFQLDQPGIELAATMPDAPDPESLPSATDHLAGIDHPAAAFWGTDSPFDIRHVEQPLFLRPDPQRTPRQRVWLRAKGPADVSQLMHRAALAYACDQLVLEPVLRGAGLCWLTPGLNVASIDHAMWWHRDVRIDEWLLFDISAVSAGGSRGLSTARVFAADGTHVATLSQEGMIRVPR
- a CDS encoding globin, which produces MSNTAAPTDPPTFFEKVGGAPFFEELVRKFYEGVSADPVLRPMYPEADLEPAARRLTMFLTQYWGGPGTYSQERGHPRLRMRHSPYRIDEDARDRWLTHMRAAVDAADLSVADRTVLWDYMERAAHSLLNSFDDSVRRIPGGVTDVRAW
- a CDS encoding mechanosensitive ion channel family protein, with protein sequence MPAHIVTILVVSIITLALLRRLIKTTTERIIRGTRKAEALARRELPDALVRPEMFNNPRREQRARTVATVLRSAATLTVVTIATLMILDRIGVNIAPLVASAGIAGVALGFGAQTLVKDFLSGIFLLLEDQFGVGDTVYIGDVTGTVESVALRVTRIRDADGVMWTLRNGEILKVGNQTQGWSRASVPVRVAFDCDMGQLHDALLAAADRIRHDEVLADSLQGEPTVGGIEAMTSQSLTVRVSVRTDSNRMADVTAALRDAVRGEIEKRSIPLAPDVPKGLLS
- the malQ gene encoding 4-alpha-glucanotransferase, translated to MLLRLSASLPGCVAMERGVAWGGARPQISGKIRAVEPFNAPAETMSAPPSERLTHLASLYGIQDRHQGHSGSIERVGAGTLVAILAAMGVKADTPAAVEHAIAQAQLRAWNAMIAPTTVVREGEPKDVWVHVAHGAPAHLHLEIEETGDKVFPVQLDRWVDPVELSGTLTGRATFQIPADLPVGYHTMVAQSGDVISTGTLIVVPQRVPEPPTRMWGVMAQLYSIHSAQSWGVGDFADLGDLCHLMARRLGADFALINPVHAVEPTAPLTPSPYLPTSRRFVSPWYLRVEQIREAAYLCAADREKVARLADAAAAATAPLAGKHAARLVDRDTAWTAKLAALRIVHAVPLPPARRDAFERFCAEQGKALDDFALWSVLYQEFGPAPWPAGYESPQSASSVATRRTHGAEILFHKWLQWVAFEQLSQAQHSALEAGMKLGIMQDLAVGVHPQGADVWALGELLAQGVSVGAPPDMYNQLGQDWSQPPWRPDALDATAYQAYRGMLRSMFQHCGAVRIDHVIGLFRLWWIPRGADPRFGAYVRYDHEALVGILCLEAQRAGVAVVGEDLGTFEHWVSDYLADRGLLGTAVLWFEKEWDGSVKAPEHYRRSALATVTTHDLPPTAGYLELEHVRLREELGLLTVPVAEETASAEAEIATVRAALIARGLLDPNGPVDLDDTIVALHRYLAMTPSLLQGVALVDLVGERRTQNQPGTDQEYPNWRVPLTDGTGSEVLLEDIADAPLAGRIAAAMNGPDRAW
- a CDS encoding aldo/keto reductase, with protein sequence MTIPVIRLSETVSIPQVGFGVFQIPNDQTQAAVETALEVGYRHVDTAAIYKNEEGVGRALASSGIKRSDVFVTSKLWVDDFAPDKVRPAFEKSLSLLGTDYLDLYLLHWPAPARGTYEGAWEKVLDLRNEGLIREVGVSNFTPDLLERIIETSGVTPAINQIKLDPTLQQPSLRAFHAEHGIATEAYSPIAQGAVLDNPVIVAIADEFRVSPAQVVLRWHLQHGTVVIPKSVTPERIKSNLDLLGFSLGSEEMSAIDALDQGDGYWKEPLTFLN